The Hyphomicrobium sp. MC1 genome window below encodes:
- a CDS encoding Tim44/TimA family putative adaptor protein: protein MYGQFDLITLIALVVAVAAIIKLRSVLGHRTDEDEQRVERLKTREREAAQRPATETASADVIAMPRRDREPMPPVPAPEMSGPSVEAKIRAYPVQDPAVTAGLLDIAKLDPSLDPESFVAGAGRAYEMIVSAFAEGNRRALKDLLSKEVYDGFTTAIADREARGETIEQQFVGIKKAEIVEAEVKNGVASVTVRFMSELISATRDKAGQVIAGDAQKIKDVTDIWTFSRDVSTAKARSNPNWRLVATQAPN from the coding sequence ATGTACGGCCAATTTGATCTCATAACGCTGATTGCTCTTGTCGTCGCGGTTGCTGCGATCATCAAGCTCAGGAGCGTGCTTGGCCATCGCACCGATGAGGACGAGCAGCGCGTCGAGCGGCTGAAAACGCGTGAGCGCGAAGCTGCGCAGCGTCCGGCGACCGAAACGGCGTCGGCCGACGTCATCGCGATGCCGCGCCGCGACCGGGAACCCATGCCGCCTGTTCCGGCGCCGGAAATGTCCGGTCCGAGCGTCGAAGCAAAAATTCGCGCCTATCCGGTACAGGATCCGGCCGTCACGGCTGGCTTGCTCGATATTGCGAAGCTCGACCCCTCGCTCGATCCCGAGTCGTTCGTGGCGGGCGCCGGACGGGCTTACGAGATGATCGTGTCGGCGTTCGCCGAGGGCAATCGCCGGGCCTTGAAAGACCTTCTGAGCAAGGAAGTTTATGACGGATTTACCACCGCGATCGCCGACCGCGAAGCGCGTGGGGAGACGATCGAGCAGCAGTTTGTCGGCATCAAAAAGGCCGAGATCGTCGAAGCCGAAGTCAAAAACGGCGTCGCGTCTGTGACGGTGCGCTTCATGAGCGAACTGATCTCGGCAACGCGTGACAAGGCCGGTCAGGTCATCGCGGGCGATGCGCAGAAGATCAAAGACGTGACGGATATCTGGACGTTCAGCCGTGATGTGTCGACGGCGAAGGCGCGGAGCAACCCGAATTGGCGGCTCGTCGCGACGCAGGCGCCAAATTAA
- a CDS encoding shikimate dehydrogenase, protein MKKACVIGWPIAQSRSPLIHGYWLRKYGIEGFYTKEPVEPKDLVTFLATMKERGFLGCNVTVPHKERAFGSADIKDASAVAIGAANTLWFEGDALACTNTDTYGFMANLDWRAPGWCAVDGPVLVLGAGGSARAVVYGLLDSGRSDIRVFNRTLDRAEDIARHFGAGVSAWAWDVRNNHVGEASLIVNTTTLGMNGVGDPEIDFRSAKKDAVVADLVYVPLETQLLKSARTHGLVGVDGLGMLLHQAVPGFEKWFGVRPEVSSELYALVADHIREG, encoded by the coding sequence ATGAAGAAAGCATGTGTCATCGGCTGGCCGATTGCGCAGTCGCGATCGCCGCTCATTCACGGCTATTGGCTACGCAAGTATGGGATCGAAGGTTTCTATACGAAGGAGCCTGTCGAGCCGAAAGATCTCGTGACGTTTCTTGCCACGATGAAAGAGCGCGGTTTCCTCGGCTGCAACGTCACCGTTCCGCATAAGGAGCGCGCGTTCGGATCGGCAGACATCAAGGATGCGTCCGCGGTGGCGATCGGCGCCGCGAACACGCTTTGGTTCGAGGGCGATGCGCTCGCTTGCACGAACACCGATACCTACGGGTTCATGGCCAATCTTGATTGGCGTGCGCCGGGTTGGTGCGCGGTCGATGGGCCGGTTCTGGTGCTTGGTGCGGGCGGCTCGGCGCGGGCGGTCGTCTACGGCCTTTTAGACAGCGGGCGGAGCGATATTCGCGTCTTCAACCGGACCCTCGATCGGGCGGAAGACATTGCGCGGCACTTCGGCGCAGGGGTGTCGGCGTGGGCGTGGGATGTCCGGAATAATCACGTCGGGGAAGCATCTCTTATCGTTAATACGACAACTCTCGGTATGAACGGCGTTGGTGACCCCGAGATCGACTTCCGCTCTGCGAAAAAGGACGCTGTTGTCGCCGATCTTGTTTACGTCCCGTTGGAAACTCAGCTCTTAAAGTCCGCGCGCACGCATGGATTGGTGGGGGTCGACGGTCTCGGCATGCTGCTCCATCAGGCTGTTCCCGGATTTGAAAAATGGTTCGGGGTCCGGCCTGAGGTTTCCTCCGAGCTTTATGCCCTCGTTGCTGACCATATTCGCGAGGGATGA
- a CDS encoding FxsA family protein — translation MSQPLKIALVLAFAALPLLEIGLLIRVGQLIGIWWLAAIIIGTGILGTYVIRRVGLSVFERALSRLGSEREGFSPLFDGFLQVLAGLLLIFPGLIADFCGLILLVPPIRRIVIQTGLLKLVTLFHYQAEVSRETFRARDDVPPADADGIVIEGEYERVSERPMRPGRSVQPRRSRS, via the coding sequence ATGTCTCAACCCTTGAAAATCGCCCTGGTCCTCGCGTTCGCAGCCCTTCCGTTGCTGGAAATCGGGCTGCTGATCCGTGTTGGCCAGCTCATCGGCATCTGGTGGCTCGCGGCGATCATTATCGGCACCGGCATTCTCGGCACGTATGTCATCCGCCGCGTCGGTCTTTCTGTTTTCGAACGTGCCCTGTCGCGCTTGGGATCCGAGCGGGAAGGTTTCTCGCCCCTCTTCGATGGCTTTCTACAGGTTCTCGCCGGGCTGCTTCTGATCTTTCCCGGTCTCATTGCCGATTTCTGCGGCTTGATCCTGCTCGTGCCGCCGATCCGCCGCATCGTCATCCAAACCGGCCTGCTGAAGCTCGTCACGCTGTTCCACTATCAGGCTGAGGTCAGCCGCGAGACGTTTCGCGCCAGAGACGATGTTCCGCCCGCCGATGCCGACGGCATCGTGATCGAAGGCGAATATGAACGCGTCAGCGAGCGGCCTATGCGCCCGGGCAGATCCGTCCAGCCGCGCCGGTCCCGCTCGTAG
- a CDS encoding Maf family nucleotide pyrophosphatase, producing MPESTRLVLASGSAARKALLEAAGLTFDVVPAQIDEAAIRTAILEETMGAEASDIASVLAAEKARAVSELHREALVIGADQVLVLGGKIFSKAETMPEAREHLTMLRGRTHDLVSAVALARNGVVHWQTLAVAGMTVRDFSDEFLGAYLERMGDRALASVGCYELEGTGVQLFERIEGDYFTILGIPLLPLLQRLRDEEMITA from the coding sequence ATGCCTGAATCAACGCGCCTCGTGCTCGCGTCTGGAAGCGCGGCGCGCAAAGCATTGCTCGAAGCCGCTGGCCTGACGTTCGATGTCGTTCCAGCGCAAATCGACGAAGCCGCCATTCGCACAGCTATTCTCGAAGAAACAATGGGGGCCGAAGCGAGCGATATCGCGAGCGTGCTGGCAGCCGAGAAAGCCCGCGCCGTGTCGGAACTGCACCGGGAAGCATTGGTGATCGGCGCCGATCAGGTTCTGGTGCTTGGCGGCAAGATTTTTTCCAAGGCCGAGACGATGCCGGAAGCGCGCGAGCATTTGACGATGCTGCGCGGACGCACGCACGATCTCGTTTCTGCTGTGGCGCTTGCACGCAACGGCGTCGTGCACTGGCAGACGCTGGCGGTCGCCGGAATGACGGTGCGCGATTTCTCCGACGAGTTTCTAGGGGCCTATCTCGAACGCATGGGGGATCGGGCGTTGGCGAGCGTCGGATGCTATGAGCTCGAAGGCACCGGCGTGCAGCTTTTCGAGCGGATCGAGGGCGATTATTTCACGATCCTCGGTATTCCGCTGTTGCCGCTGCTGCAGCGTCTGCGTGATGAAGAGATGATCACGGCATGA
- a CDS encoding murein transglycosylase A, producing the protein MTKCAYHPRFLLVSRLAMATVLVFLSHNLILDGQTALADPSSPPPQTQASPAMPPSAVTFEPMAFSELPGWAVDDHLAAWKAFLASCKPVLRAGARPAKSGSAGEPQALLDICSTALELSKTKSIRTRSEARQFFEANFRPHRISGGDSEGLLTGYYEPVIKGSRTPTAIYKIPIYKRPPDLVNVVAESERGAKSGSFTHQRKTAKGLEPHLTRSEIEEGGLAGHGLELMYLKDQVDVFFMQVQGSGRIQLPNGEKVRVTYDGKNGYPYTSIGKALIADGQMTAEEMSLKSLKSYLRADKDRAKPVMWKNKSYVFFKELLGNEAKAPMGVMSIPLQTGRSLAVDTTYYAIGTPIYVDAPRITHATTSKVFRRLMVAHDVGSAIKGTERGDIYFGSGAEAGRRAGVTKQPGHLYALLPNETSTDYGIPAVPDPKTASMEP; encoded by the coding sequence GTGACCAAGTGTGCGTATCACCCGAGATTTTTACTGGTCAGCCGTCTTGCGATGGCGACCGTGCTGGTGTTTCTGTCCCATAATCTTATCCTTGATGGTCAGACAGCGCTGGCCGACCCTTCGTCTCCGCCACCTCAAACCCAAGCTTCGCCCGCGATGCCGCCGAGTGCTGTTACGTTCGAGCCTATGGCGTTCAGTGAGCTTCCCGGCTGGGCGGTGGACGACCATCTGGCGGCGTGGAAGGCTTTTTTAGCTTCGTGCAAGCCGGTCCTGCGCGCGGGTGCCCGTCCTGCTAAATCAGGGAGCGCCGGAGAACCGCAGGCCCTTCTCGACATTTGCTCGACTGCGCTCGAACTGTCGAAAACGAAATCCATCCGTACGCGCAGCGAAGCGCGGCAGTTCTTCGAAGCGAACTTCCGGCCGCATCGTATTAGCGGTGGTGACAGCGAAGGTCTGCTGACAGGCTATTATGAGCCGGTCATCAAAGGATCGCGGACACCGACGGCGATCTATAAGATTCCGATCTACAAGCGTCCGCCCGATCTCGTGAACGTGGTGGCGGAAAGCGAGCGCGGGGCGAAGTCGGGGTCTTTCACGCATCAGCGGAAGACTGCGAAGGGCCTTGAGCCGCATCTGACGCGCTCCGAGATCGAGGAGGGCGGTCTCGCAGGGCATGGGCTTGAACTCATGTATCTCAAGGATCAGGTCGACGTCTTTTTCATGCAGGTGCAGGGGTCGGGGCGCATCCAACTGCCGAACGGCGAAAAAGTGCGCGTGACCTACGACGGCAAAAACGGCTATCCCTACACATCCATCGGAAAAGCGCTAATCGCCGACGGTCAAATGACGGCCGAGGAGATGTCGCTTAAATCGCTGAAGAGCTATCTTCGAGCAGACAAAGATCGCGCTAAACCCGTGATGTGGAAGAACAAGTCCTACGTCTTCTTCAAGGAGCTTTTAGGCAATGAGGCGAAGGCGCCGATGGGTGTCATGAGCATTCCGCTGCAGACCGGACGGAGCCTCGCCGTCGATACAACGTACTACGCGATTGGAACGCCGATCTATGTCGATGCGCCGCGGATCACGCACGCCACGACGTCGAAGGTTTTTCGCCGCTTGATGGTTGCGCACGATGTCGGCTCGGCGATCAAGGGCACTGAGCGCGGGGACATCTATTTCGGTTCGGGTGCCGAGGCCGGGCGGCGGGCCGGCGTCACGAAGCAACCCGGTCATCTCTATGCATTGCTGCCGAATGAAACCA
- the coaE gene encoding dephospho-CoA kinase (Dephospho-CoA kinase (CoaE) performs the final step in coenzyme A biosynthesis.), protein MRVVGLTGSIGMGKSTAAARFRARGIAVFDADAEVHRLYAGPLAEEIEKAFPGSLTNGAVDRAKLTEHLIAAPHRFKELEAIVHPRVHEAERKFLQAEYNHGSELAVLEVPLFLEAGRDEHVDAIIVVTASREVQRARVLARAGMTDEKFETVVARQLSEAEKQIRADFVVDTSGSVENCNSQIDVVITKLPALSATAYEQFWRD, encoded by the coding sequence ATGCGCGTCGTGGGACTGACCGGGTCGATCGGTATGGGCAAATCGACAGCCGCAGCGCGGTTTCGCGCGCGGGGGATCGCCGTGTTCGATGCCGACGCGGAGGTGCATCGGCTTTATGCCGGGCCGCTGGCTGAGGAAATCGAAAAGGCGTTTCCGGGATCGCTGACGAACGGCGCCGTCGATCGCGCCAAACTCACCGAACATCTCATCGCTGCACCACATCGATTCAAAGAGCTTGAGGCCATCGTGCATCCGCGCGTGCATGAGGCTGAGCGCAAATTCCTGCAAGCCGAATACAACCATGGTTCGGAGCTTGCCGTTCTCGAAGTGCCGCTGTTTCTCGAAGCCGGGCGCGATGAGCATGTCGATGCGATCATCGTCGTTACCGCTTCGCGTGAGGTTCAGCGCGCGCGGGTGCTTGCACGTGCGGGAATGACGGACGAAAAATTCGAAACCGTGGTGGCACGACAGCTTTCGGAAGCCGAAAAGCAGATCCGCGCCGATTTCGTTGTGGACACCAGCGGATCGGTCGAAAACTGCAACAGCCAAATCGACGTCGTCATCACTAAACTACCGGCCTTGAGCGCCACGGCCTACGAGCAGTTCTGGCGCGATTGA
- the dnaQ gene encoding DNA polymerase III subunit epsilon, translated as MREIVLDTETTGLDPKKGHRLIEVGGIEMINRIPTGREFHRFINPQRDVPREAQEIHGIATEFLFDKPLFKDVARDLLAFLADDVLVIHNAQFDIMFLNYELGLVGEKPISFDRVVDTLAIARRRHPAGPNTLDGLCKRYSIDNSVRTKHGALVDSLLLAEVYVELLGERQAALGLQTVGAKANGMRPGAGRTLAAVRPEPLPPRIGEADIAAHQSFIEKMKTPALWLNFWNKTSA; from the coding sequence ATGCGCGAAATCGTTCTCGACACGGAAACAACGGGCCTCGATCCGAAAAAGGGTCATCGCCTGATTGAAGTCGGCGGTATCGAGATGATCAACCGCATTCCGACGGGACGCGAGTTTCATCGTTTCATCAATCCGCAGCGCGACGTGCCGAGGGAAGCGCAAGAGATTCACGGGATCGCGACGGAGTTCCTGTTCGACAAGCCGCTGTTCAAGGACGTGGCGCGCGATCTGCTAGCGTTTCTGGCGGATGACGTTCTCGTCATTCACAACGCGCAATTCGACATCATGTTTCTCAATTACGAGCTGGGGCTCGTCGGTGAGAAGCCGATCAGCTTCGATCGCGTGGTCGATACGCTCGCGATCGCACGGCGTCGCCATCCGGCGGGCCCGAATACGCTCGACGGATTGTGCAAACGATATTCCATCGACAATTCCGTGCGCACGAAGCATGGCGCGCTTGTCGACAGTTTGCTGCTGGCGGAAGTTTACGTCGAGCTGCTCGGCGAACGTCAGGCGGCGCTCGGATTGCAGACCGTCGGCGCGAAAGCAAACGGCATGCGGCCCGGCGCAGGGCGCACTCTCGCGGCGGTTCGGCCGGAGCCGCTACCGCCGCGCATTGGCGAGGCCGACATCGCCGCGCACCAGTCGTTTATCGAGAAAATGAAGACGCCGGCGCTTTGGCTCAACTTTTGGAATAAAACGTCGGCGTGA
- the secB gene encoding protein-export chaperone SecB, translated as MADNENNGNGAANDGQVPIQAKIVNQYIKDLSFENPNVHKLIAGAGDQPNLQVEVNVAAQRINGDLYETAIEFKATATNNLGTIYVLETVYAGLLKIDSIPDGALEPFLLISGPAMIFPFLRRLVADITREGGFPPLLLDPIDFGGLYVQRQRQRAQSTGRADA; from the coding sequence ATGGCCGACAACGAAAACAATGGAAACGGCGCAGCGAACGACGGGCAGGTTCCGATCCAAGCCAAGATCGTCAACCAGTACATCAAGGATCTCTCGTTTGAGAATCCGAACGTTCATAAGCTGATTGCCGGCGCCGGCGATCAGCCGAACCTTCAGGTCGAGGTCAACGTCGCCGCCCAGCGCATCAACGGCGATCTCTACGAGACCGCAATCGAGTTCAAGGCGACCGCAACGAACAACCTCGGCACTATCTACGTGCTCGAAACGGTCTACGCTGGACTGCTGAAAATCGACAGCATTCCCGATGGTGCGCTTGAGCCGTTCCTTCTGATTTCCGGCCCGGCGATGATCTTCCCGTTCCTGCGCCGTCTCGTCGCCGACATCACCCGCGAAGGCGGTTTCCCGCCACTGCTTCTCGATCCGATCGACTTCGGCGGCCTTTACGTTCAGCGCCAACGTCAGCGCGCTCAATCGACCGGCCGCGCGGACGCCTGA
- a CDS encoding pyruvate, water dikinase regulatory protein — MTLPSLFHMHLVSDSTGETLVAIAKAATVQYQNIRAIEHVHPLVRTQRQLKRVLADIEEEPGIVLYTIVNTTLVAELEAHCQRLKIPCLAVLQPIMKVFESYLGAPQTPTVAGQHVLDADYFRRIDAMNFTMAHDDGRLPDNLDDADIVLLGISRTSKTPTSLYLAQRGYKTTNLPLVPQVPLPEQLLQPHTAFIVCLIANVDRIADVRRNRAILMADRDLETYVDRDTISAEIAYTRKLAAQHGWPIIDVTRRSIEESATMILKLLQDRKSGTRPEVEPSNA, encoded by the coding sequence ATGACGCTGCCGAGCCTTTTTCACATGCATCTCGTCTCGGATTCGACCGGTGAAACACTGGTGGCGATCGCAAAAGCGGCGACGGTGCAGTATCAAAACATTCGCGCCATCGAGCATGTGCATCCGCTGGTGCGAACGCAGCGGCAATTGAAACGCGTGCTGGCCGATATCGAGGAGGAGCCCGGCATCGTTCTCTATACCATCGTCAATACGACGCTGGTGGCCGAGCTTGAAGCGCATTGTCAGCGACTCAAGATTCCGTGCCTCGCCGTTTTGCAACCGATCATGAAAGTTTTCGAAAGCTATCTTGGCGCACCGCAGACGCCGACAGTCGCAGGCCAGCACGTGCTCGATGCCGACTACTTCCGCCGCATCGACGCGATGAATTTCACCATGGCGCATGACGATGGCCGGCTGCCCGACAACCTCGATGACGCCGATATCGTGCTGCTCGGTATTTCGCGCACATCAAAGACGCCGACGTCGCTCTATCTTGCCCAGCGCGGTTACAAGACCACGAACTTGCCGCTGGTGCCGCAAGTGCCGTTGCCGGAACAATTGTTGCAGCCGCATACGGCGTTCATCGTCTGTCTGATCGCGAACGTCGATCGCATTGCCGACGTGCGCCGCAATCGCGCAATTCTGATGGCCGACCGCGATCTCGAAACCTATGTCGATCGCGATACGATCTCAGCGGAGATTGCGTATACGCGAAAACTTGCGGCACAACACGGCTGGCCGATCATTGACGTGACGCGTCGTTCGATCGAGGAATCAGCCACGATGATCCTGAAACTTTTGCAAGACCGGAAATCCGGTACGCGACCGGAGGTAGAACCGTCCAATGCCTGA